From the Candida dubliniensis CD36 chromosome 2, complete sequence genome, the window agTTTATGAAGTTGATGATGGTCAATTGGAACGTAATGATAAGAAAGTTGATTGCAACTGCAAATCCGAACCAGTTATTTATCCAACCCCACGTCCAAGTAAAACTTATTGGAGTGGTGGTGACGACGGCGAATGTGATGAAGATTGTGATGATgaacacaaaaaaaagggatATAAACGTGGTGAAGTTGAAGAACCATGTGAAACTCCTACTTGTGATTACTGTACTATTGAGAAATCTTTCTGTCAAGATCATTTTACTTTATGTGATGGTGTTTTGAAAGATCAACGTTCAGCTATTGGTTCAATTGTTTCCAATcatcaattccaatttgatAATCCAGTTCAAAAGGATGCCTTATATACTTGTGGTTGgtcaattgttgaaaaagattGTGTTAAATTGTTAGCTCTTGATGGTTGTACTGATTTCTGGGAATGTCCAGTTGATGATTGTGGTACTTacaaattatataattctgCCATTGATTCCAAATGTaaggaaattgaaatcattgttattttatttgaagaagaagaagaagaagaaaagaagaagaagcatACATCTTGGTAAAATTCGTGCCAATTTGGATTTAGAATAACTTGTCCTCAAATAAAGggttgattttattttatttttttttttttgcattctTTTCTAGAAATTTTCGGttcaaaattttgattttatttcttcGTTTCATACTAATTGAAAAGTGATACCTTTGTTCATTGGTAGAAATGATTTTACTTTCTATTTTTTCGGCTCAACTCTTTTTTCAGggttaaaattttttaggTGTTTTATAGTATTTTATTAGTTTGT encodes:
- a CDS encoding mannose-containing glycoprotein, cell wall constituent, PIR family member, putative (Similar to S. cerevisiae PIR4), producing MKFSTIALSLPLIAMVQAGISSPTYYKPEHTEVTGVETVDYEFALGVREKCDEDIIYLVYEVDDGQLERNDKKVDCNCKSEPVIYPTPRPSKTYWSGGDDGECDEDCDDEHKKKGYKRGEVEEPCETPTCDYCTIEKSFCQDHFTLCDGVLKDQRSAIGSIVSNHQFQFDNPVQKDALYTCGWSIVEKDCVKLLALDGCTDFWECPVDDCGTYKLYNSAIDSKCKEIEIIVILFEEEEEEEKKKKHTSW